The Streptomyces sp. NBC_00440 genome contains a region encoding:
- a CDS encoding amidohydrolase family protein → MQTLLRGGRVIDPGTGFDGIADLLVSDGVVRAVAAGLDVPPGCEVVDVTGLVVGPGFVDLHSHVHSVAGQRLQAMDGVTTALDLESGLMPIGRAYAEAAADGRPLHYGFSASWGGARAQVLAGIQPDAQIGSGLAVLGNPAWQRSSTDRELAEWLALIEGELAAGALGIGVLLGYAPHSDPAEFLAVARLAAKAGVPTYTHVRELVEVDPGTPADGSEEIVIAAAETGAAMHHCHVNSTSGHHIDRVLGALDGSRRSGSRVTVEAYPYGAGSTAIGAAFLDAERLRMKGLSPSSVVMLESGERIADEGRLRQLRNTDPGAPCILEFLDEGNSCDLAMLHQALAFPDAIVASDAMPVYWPDGSNDSTEWPLPPGGTTHPRTAGTFTKTLRVMVRESGAWDWPEAFRRCAHLPARVLDDVAPGARGKGHLGVGADADIVVLDPVTITDCATYFDSTRPSVGVRHLFVGGVPVVSAGELQVDALAGQPLRGEPR, encoded by the coding sequence GTGCAGACACTTTTGCGTGGCGGCCGTGTCATTGATCCGGGAACAGGGTTCGACGGCATCGCCGACCTACTCGTGTCCGACGGCGTGGTCAGAGCTGTGGCCGCGGGGCTCGACGTGCCACCGGGATGCGAGGTCGTCGACGTCACGGGGTTGGTCGTCGGTCCGGGGTTCGTCGACCTGCACAGCCACGTGCACTCCGTCGCGGGGCAGCGGCTGCAGGCCATGGACGGTGTGACGACGGCCCTCGACCTGGAGTCGGGCCTCATGCCCATCGGGCGTGCGTACGCCGAGGCCGCCGCGGACGGACGCCCGCTGCACTACGGCTTTTCCGCCTCGTGGGGCGGCGCCCGGGCCCAGGTGCTCGCCGGTATTCAGCCCGACGCACAGATCGGGAGCGGCCTCGCGGTGCTGGGAAACCCCGCATGGCAGCGCTCCTCCACCGATCGTGAACTCGCCGAATGGCTGGCCCTGATCGAGGGTGAACTGGCCGCAGGAGCGCTCGGGATCGGAGTCCTCCTCGGGTACGCGCCGCACAGTGATCCGGCCGAGTTCCTCGCCGTCGCCCGGCTCGCCGCGAAGGCCGGTGTGCCGACGTACACCCACGTCCGTGAGCTGGTCGAAGTGGATCCCGGCACTCCGGCGGACGGCTCCGAGGAGATCGTCATCGCCGCGGCCGAGACCGGCGCCGCGATGCACCACTGCCACGTCAACAGCACGTCGGGCCACCACATCGACCGGGTACTCGGCGCGTTGGACGGCTCACGGCGGTCGGGATCCCGGGTGACGGTCGAGGCCTACCCCTACGGGGCGGGCAGCACCGCGATCGGCGCGGCCTTCCTCGACGCCGAACGCCTGCGGATGAAGGGCCTGTCCCCGTCGAGCGTCGTGATGCTCGAATCGGGCGAACGCATCGCCGACGAGGGGCGCCTGCGGCAGTTGCGCAACACTGACCCCGGGGCGCCCTGCATTCTGGAGTTCCTCGACGAGGGCAACTCGTGCGATCTCGCGATGCTGCACCAGGCGCTGGCCTTCCCGGACGCGATCGTCGCCAGTGACGCGATGCCGGTCTACTGGCCCGATGGCAGCAACGACAGCACCGAGTGGCCGCTGCCGCCCGGGGGAACGACGCACCCACGCACCGCGGGAACGTTCACCAAGACGCTGCGCGTGATGGTGCGGGAGAGCGGCGCCTGGGACTGGCCGGAGGCGTTCCGGCGCTGTGCCCACCTGCCGGCACGCGTCCTCGACGACGTGGCGCCGGGCGCGCGGGGGAAGGGACACCTCGGCGTCGGCGCGGACGCCGACATCGTCGTCCTCGACCCGGTGACGATCACCGATTGCGCGACCTACTTCGACTCCACGCGGCCGTCCGTGGGCGTGCGGCACCTGTTCGTCGGTGGTGTGCCGGTGGTCAGTGCGGGGGAGCTTCAAGTCGACGCGCTCGCCGGACAGCCGCTGCGAGGTGAGCCGCGATGA
- a CDS encoding FKBP-type peptidyl-prolyl cis-trans isomerase, producing the protein MSELTKPEVDVPEGDAPTELTIRDLVVGDGAEVKPGMVVRVHYVGVTFESGKEFDASWDRGQPFKFALGSGKVIKGWDRGVRGMKVGGRREIIVPPRLGYGNQSPSPLIPSGSALVFVVDLLDSYSSTTGWSSAW; encoded by the coding sequence ATGAGTGAACTGACAAAGCCCGAGGTCGACGTTCCGGAGGGTGACGCTCCTACCGAGCTGACCATCCGGGACCTGGTCGTCGGAGACGGGGCTGAGGTGAAGCCGGGCATGGTGGTCAGGGTCCACTATGTCGGGGTGACCTTCGAGTCCGGGAAGGAGTTCGATGCCTCCTGGGACCGGGGCCAGCCGTTCAAGTTCGCCCTGGGCAGTGGCAAGGTCATCAAGGGCTGGGACCGGGGGGTGAGGGGGATGAAGGTCGGCGGTAGGCGCGAGATCATCGTTCCCCCGCGTCTCGGCTACGGCAATCAGTCGCCCTCGCCGTTGATCCCGTCGGGCTCGGCCCTGGTCTTCGTGGTGGACCTGCTGGACTCGTATTCCAGCACAACCGGGTGGAGCAGCGCCTGGTGA
- a CDS encoding class I SAM-dependent methyltransferase codes for MSRWQELTGGTSGHEYAARFAALARNGKDVHGEARFCAALVPAGARVLDAGCGTGRVAIRLAELGYDCVGIDLDDSMLDVARTHAPELPWFRADLAEFDPALLGIAADFDLVLAAGNVFPLLAAGTEAAVVKRLAGALRPGGLLVVGFGLDAAHLPVPPGITLPEYDASCTAAGLTLVDRFATWDADAYDGGGYAVSIHRTSP; via the coding sequence ATGAGTCGTTGGCAGGAACTGACCGGTGGCACATCCGGACACGAGTACGCCGCGCGCTTCGCCGCGCTGGCCCGCAACGGCAAGGATGTGCATGGTGAGGCGCGCTTCTGTGCGGCCCTGGTGCCCGCCGGGGCACGGGTGCTTGACGCCGGGTGCGGTACCGGACGGGTCGCGATCCGGTTGGCGGAGCTGGGGTACGACTGCGTCGGGATTGACCTCGACGACTCGATGCTGGACGTGGCGCGGACTCACGCGCCGGAGCTGCCGTGGTTCCGGGCCGATCTCGCCGAGTTCGATCCGGCCCTGCTCGGCATCGCGGCGGACTTCGACCTGGTCCTCGCTGCCGGCAATGTCTTCCCGCTGCTGGCCGCCGGTACCGAGGCCGCGGTGGTCAAGCGCCTGGCCGGGGCTTTGCGTCCGGGCGGGCTGCTGGTCGTGGGCTTCGGCCTGGACGCCGCCCACCTGCCCGTGCCGCCCGGCATCACGCTGCCGGAGTACGACGCGAGTTGCACTGCGGCGGGCCTCACCCTCGTCGACCGCTTTGCCACCTGGGACGCCGACGCCTACGACGGCGGTGGCTACGCCGTCAGTATCCATCGCACCAGTCCCTGA